From the Photobacterium sp. GJ3 genome, one window contains:
- a CDS encoding YiiD C-terminal domain-containing protein: MFGGSSSMASITSGWIALNEALKRHFKDTDYNIVIQKNEVTYIKPIYSDCQSVTAIKNRSEIDKLVKSIHRFKKSRITASSDIKENGITKCKSLSTHAVLLK, encoded by the coding sequence TTGTTTGGCGGTTCATCTTCTATGGCTTCTATAACATCAGGCTGGATTGCCTTAAATGAAGCACTTAAAAGGCATTTCAAAGATACAGATTATAATATTGTCATACAAAAAAATGAGGTTACTTATATAAAACCAATTTATTCAGATTGCCAATCTGTAACTGCTATCAAGAATCGAAGTGAAATAGATAAACTTGTAAAGAGTATTCATAGGTTCAAAAAATCAAGAATAACAGCATCAAGCGATATTAAAGAAAATGGAATTACTAAGTGTAAGTCATTGAGTACTCACGCAGTTCTGCTTAAATAA